DNA from Campylobacter sp. RM5004:
AATGAAAGTATAAGTTCAAATCATTCATTAGGAGAAGTTTTACTTAGCTCTGTTGCAGGTGCAATCATAGGCTCTTGGATAGGAAATAAATTATTTGGCAATTCGCATTTTAATGCAAACAAAGCTACTCATTATCAAAACCCAAGTGCTTATCAAAGAAGCGTAAATAGCTTTAAAAGCACAACAGCAACTAGTGCTAATAAAAGTAGTGGATTTTTCAAAAACAGCGGAAGTAGTAGCTCTACTAAAAGTAGTGGCTTTGGCTCTTAATGTATATTCAAACACTAAAATTAAAAGATTTTGTAATATTGATAAAAGCTAATGATGAATGCTTGATATCTATTGATATTACAAATCTAAAAAGCCTAAAAGATAAACCAAATCATATTACTAAGCTAGCAAAAGATGAATTGCAAAATTATTTTAATGGTAAAAAATATGATTTTTCAAATATCAAGCTAGATTTAAGTAAATTCTCAGCATTTAGTCAAAATGTATTAAATGAATTAAAAAACATACCTTATGCAACAACAATAAGCTATAAAGAATTAGCCTTTAGAATAGATTCTAAAGCTTATAGAGCAGTTGGAACTGCCTTATCAAAAAATCCTTATTTAATCATTCTACCTTGCCATAGAGTAATTCGCTCTGATGCTAGCTTAGGAAGATTTACTTGCGAAGTCTCAAATATGAAAGAATTTTTAAATAAGCACGAACAAAAATATAAAAGCACAAATATTTAAGCAAAAACACAAGAATTTAAAATAGGAATTAAAAGTCTAATTCCGAATTCAAATTCTTTGTAATTTATATTAAAAACTTAAAGCCTTTTTAACCTCATCGCTAGCCATTTCAATACTCCAAGCAGGCTCAAAAACTAGATTGATTTCTACATTTTCTACTACTTTACTAACTGCGTTTTTAACCCAAGTTATTAATAAATCATGCATAGGGCATGATTTAGTTGATAAAGTCATTGTAATTTCGCATTTATTATCACTTAATTTTATATCATAAATAAGCCCTAAAGCCAAAATATCAAAGCCAACTTCAGGATCAATTACACTGCTGATTGCATCAATTATTTGCTTTTTCATTTAAATCTCCTTATATAAGTAAAAAAATTAATCACATTAATAAAAAGCCCTATTAATAAAGCTATATATAAATAAACTAAAGGCTTAAAATAAAGACTAAAAACCAAAGCAATATTAATAAACATAGTAAAATACGCTACCTTGCCTAAAACCATATCGCTTAATAAAGGGACTTTGCATTTGCCAATTAGCTTTGAAATAAAGTGATACCAAATCAAAAAGGGCAAAATCTTATAAACATGAGCGATAATAAATGGCAAAATACAAGAAAATATTAATAATCTTAAAGCCATTGTAAAATCATTTAAAACAAATTCATACGAAGCCAAAATTGCCCCAACACTTGCAAAAACTATATTTAAATTCCAATAATCCCTAGCCTTTCTAGTCCTTAAATACAAAATATACAAGCACCACAAAACAAAGGCTAAAAATGAAAAAACAGCTATAAATTTATTAAAAAATGCAAAAAAATATGAAATAAAACTAAGCCATAATAAATAATTTTTATGCTTATGAGTTAGCGCAAACATAGGCAAAAGAACATTAGCAGCTCCAATGCAAATAAACAAAACAAAGCCAAGCATAAAATAAATATGCAAATTTAAAAACAATTCATATTCTAAAGCGATTGAGCCATTTATAATAAATACTAAAAAAACCGCACAAATTAAACCTAAAGCTAAAAACAAAACACCTAAAAACAAAGCACTTTTGGCTATATTTTTAAAATCAAAAAATGATAATTTAAATAAAATAATAAAATAAAAAACACATAAAGCTACTAAAATTACGCATACTTTTAATAATTCATAATTTAAAGTAATAAAAGCATAAATCATACAAGCTAAGCTTATATTTGTTGCTAAGGCTATCATAAATACGCCCTTTATACCGATAAATGCTTTTTCATAAATTACTGAGCTTAGCTGATACAAGCTTCCTATTATTATATTTAAACTAAATCCAGCGAAAAAACAATGCAAAAATGCCTTAAATGAATAAGAATAAAAATCATCACTCGCATAAGAAAACAAAAATATTAAAGCAAACAAATAGCAAAATGCCATTATAAAATAAATCGCCACCACTTTAAATGGTGGAGCAAAAGCGTTCAACATAATTAATCCTTAAGGATGATCTTTACAAGCTTCATCAAAATTATCATGCTCTTTAATTTTTGTAAAAACTAACCAAAATAAGCCATCTTTTTGCGTAGTTTCAATCTCATAATAAGGTTTAACGCTAGGAAGTAATCCTAATGGATTTTTGTGATTTAGCATGATTAATTTTTGATTTGGCTTTAGGCTATTAAGCCCTACTCTTGCATTTATCATAGGCTCAGGTGGCATACATTTACTACTATCAAATGCTAAATATTCATCATTTTCATAAAAATCAACAGTAGCATTTGCTAAACTTACTTTTTTCCAAGATTTAAAATCAAACATTTTTTCTCCTTTTTTATTTTGCATTGTAAAAAAAGTTTTAAAAATTAATTTTGATTTTCATCAATTTTTGAAAAGTAATTTAGAAAATTAATTTCCGAATTCAAATTCTTTGCAGTTTTAAGGAATTTCAATGAAGAAATTCCTTTAATATCATTTCGCTTTACTTACCTTACCCATTTCAATATATGGTCCAAATCTATGCTCATTTACATCAAAATCATCATCATAAGGTGGCACATCCATATCAAGTGGCTTTGTTCTTCTATCAGGAAAATCAGCTTCACGATTAGCCTTTATAGGTCTTTGTTTTGAATTAATATACGATGCTACATCAAAGGCTTCTTCATCGCTTAAAGTTGCATCGCCTTTTGGCATATTGCCTTTAATATACTGAGCAGCTTTTATTAATCTATACATACCAGCACCAGTATTATAGCTATCATCTCCCCAAAGTGCAGGATATACATAATATCCACCCCTTTGTTCATCATTTACAACGCCTTCTCCGTTTTCACCATGACAGGCTGAGCATTTGTCTTCATAGATAGCTTTACCTTTTTTAGGGTCTGCTGCTCTATTTAATAATTTTATTTTAGTAAGTCCTTGCCCTTCAACCTTAGCACCAATAGGAACACCTTGGCTTAAATAGTGCATATAAGTTACCATTGCTTTCATCTCAGGCGAATTAATAGGTAGTGGCTTACCATTCATAGAGCGTTCCATACAGCCATTTATTCTATTTTCAATGGTTGCGATTTGATCGCCTCTTGCTAAATATTGTGGAAATCTAGCATAAATGCCTACATATCCAGCTTCATAAGGCACGGTTCCGCCTGCTGCATGACAACTACTGCAAGATAGGTTGTTTCCTGCATATCTTTTGCTCTCATCTTTTGCTTTTGGTCCTATGTAATACGAAGTTTCATTCATTATTTTATTACCTAAGATTACAGCTTCAATGTATTTTGAACCCTTTGGCAATTTGCTCTCATCTAAATATCCATCATCATCCATAGCACTTGGCACTACCCAAGGAACTACTTTTGGCTCTTGTCCGGTGGCTGATTTTATCTTTGCTACACTTGGGTCAATTGCAAATACAGCTGATGATAATAAAAGTATAAAACTTAATTTTGTTTTCATAACTTCTCCTTAAATTGATTTATTAAATCTTAAAAAACCTATGTGAATTTTTTGTGAAAAATTGGGGAAATTTAGAAAATTTATTACAAAGATATTACAATTTTACAAAAAATAAATAAAACAAAAAGAATTTGAAATAGGAATTTGAAATTAAAGTTTTTCATAAATATAACCATATTTATGAAAATAAATTTTAAGCTCTTTTATATTGATATTATGATTATCTTTAAAATACTTTTCAAGCTCGTGATATTTTTCAATGCTTAAGATATTTATAATCTTTTCATCTTGCAATAACATTACCGAGTCCATTACCTTATAGTGTTTTAGTTTAAGCGTAAATATATAATAAAATAATTTAAGAATAAAATTTATAAAGTATTGTAAGATAGTAGCAGGCAATAAAAAAAGCCATAAAATTTGAATTACTTCATGGGGTTTTTGCGATTTGTGATGAACTACCGAAAAGCTTTTGTATATCTTAAAAGGCTTATTTAAATCAATACTTTCTAGTACTTCGCCATTATTTAGATAATTAATGGTATTTTTAGTAATTATGATTTCTCTTTTACACTTTACAAAAGGTCTTATGTAAGGTAGTGCTAAAAATGGCATAATTATAAAAACATTTCTATGAAGTGAAGTGCTAGGATTATCTGTTAGAAAATATGCAATATAACTTATTATCATACAAACAAAAGCAGGTAAAAAATCAAAAAATGTATTAATATCCTTGATAATTACCGGCTCTTTATCGTAATCTCTTTGCATATATTAAATGATTATTCCTTTATCAATTCATCTATTACATATACTTTATAGCCGTCAATTGTTTCCCAAGCACCAGAAAGATTATAAACATCTAATATTTCTTTAAGAAGATTTATAACTTCTTTTTCGCTTAATAATTCATTGTTTTTAATATCAAAAATACTCCAAACTTTATCATATAAAACACCATCTATTGTTATATCAAAATCATAATCAAGTATAACTTCAATCAAATTACCTTTATAATATAAAACCCACAAACCTTTGCTAAGTCTTGCTCGCTCTAATTCAGGGTCTAAAAAATTATAAGCTTGCATCATAAAACAATCTAATTCTTCATCTATCACTATTCTTTTTTCATCAGGCAACATACGATTTTGTTTATAATATAAGCTATCTGTATAATTGCAAAAAATATCTGTCATTTTATATTTTTCATTAAGTTCTTTTGTAACTACTGCGTTCTTAAAAGCCATTGTTTCTCCTTAATTTTAAAATTTATTGATTATATCAATTATCAATTTAAAATAATTTTATGCTTATTAAAATATTTCTAATTCCTATTTCAAATTCTCATAATTTTTCAAGGAATTTGAAATAGGAATTAGAAGTTTTATATTTACTTTGTTATGAGATTTATTTTGTTTATATAATTCTAATATTTATAAAATCACCATTTAAATCTAATCTAAAATTTGCCATGTTTTCTCCTTTTATTTAAAGTTTATTTCTTCTAAGCTTTCTTTTGCTTGTTTTTCTGGGTTTAGGTTTGAATAACCACAATTATCAAATTTACGTCTATAACTACGTTTTTTCTTTATATCAGCTTCGTATGATAAAAACTCATGATTAAAAACTCTAAGTCTATATTTATACTCTTTTTCTTTATCTTCACGCTCATCAAATTCATCAAGAAGATAAAAACTATAGGTTCTATATATATTATCTTTAAATTCAAAGGCTATGTCAGTATAAAATGTAATTGAAATTGAGCTATCACTCACAAGAATAATAGGTTTGGTAAATCCAGCTGTATTATTTTTAACTACTAGATATTTAGTATAATCAACTAATTCTAATTCATCGTAATTAACATATCCTTTAGAATAAGCATTTTTTCTTAAGTAATCTTTGTAATTATCTAGACTAATATCTTTATGTATCTTATATTTGTAATTTGCAATTCTATTATAAACCCTTTTATCAACAATATCTTTATGTATTAATTGCTTTGTAAAAACATCAATCACCACTCTTTTATAAAGCTCATCTTTAGGTAATATCCTATCTTCTTTTAAGCAATAGCCTTGCTGATATTTTTTATAATCACTTAGAGTTACTATTCTTTCATTAGTTTTACTTGAGTAATCAGGTATGGTTCTTAAGTAATAACTACTTAAGGTAGATAATATTATTATCATAGGAATTATGCTGCAACTAAAAGCTAGCATATTATTAATTTTCTTTTTCAAAATAAAGAAAAGTATTGCGAAAAACATAATTATAAAAATTTGAAAATACACTAAAGGAGAAAATAAAAATGAGTTATATACTAAAATTATTATTTGACTTAATTTTTCAAAAATAATATTATTTATGTTTATAAAAATAACCATGATTACAGCAAACACTTCTAAGCCAAAACTAATATAAAAAGCCCCACTAATAACCGAAAAAATAACAATCACTATTTCAATTATTATAAAAATCTTAAAAAGTATTTTTAAGAATTCTAATGTGTTTTTCATACTATAACCTTAAATGTTTTTCATATCATAGCATTTATTTAATAAAGTATTAAAAATCTTTATCAAATTTAATTATTTGCTACTTTTTGTAAATATGAAATTCCTATTTCAAATTCCTTGAATTTTAATGGAATTTGAATTAGGAATTAGAAGTTGGTTTAAAGTGTTTTAATCTTTTATAGCTCTTTTGGTTAAGTCATTATAATGTTCTATTCTTCTATCTCTTAAGAATGGCCACCAGCGTCTTATTTGCTCGCATTTTTTCATGTCAATTTCAATCACAATTTCTAGTTCATCACTTGTATTACTTCTAAAGATTTCTTTGCCTTGAGCGTCATAAATAAAGCTATTACCCCAAAAATCAATTCCATTTTTAGAGTTTTCTTTGCTTTGTTTGGTGTGAGTTGCTTCATCTTGAGTAATGCTACTTTCTCCACTTAAAGCTACATCTTCAAAGCCCACACGATTAACCCCAACTACTGGCAAGCAATTTGCTATCGCATGACCTCTTTGAACCCCTAACCAAGCATTTAATTGATCTTGCATGGTTTCGCTATCATCACTAACGCCGTTTTCATAAAGCCAACCAATAGCCGTAGGATATATTAAAATTTGTGCGCCATCAAGTGCCATAAGTCTTGCAGCTTCAGGATACCACTGATCCCAGCAAACAAGCACGCCTAAGCGACCTACACTTGTATCTATCGCTTTAAAGCCTAAATCTCCTGGGGTAAAATAAAATTTCTCATAAAAGTGTGGATCATCTGGTATGTGCATTTTACGATATTTTCCTGCAATAGAGCCATCACTTTCAAAAACCACTGCTGTATTATGATATAAACCTTCTAAGCGTTTTTCATATAAAGAAGTTACTAAAACCACTTTATTTTGCTTTGCAACTTCACTCCAAAACTTTAAATCATCTTCATAATTTGCTGCTAGGTCAAAATTATTTGTATTTTGAACTTGGCAAAAATAAGCATTTTGGTGTAATTCTTGCAAAATTACTAATTTTGCTCCTTTGTTTGCTACATTTTTTATTTTTTCTTTAGTGATTTCTCTCATATTTTCACTATATTTTTGAGATACAAGTCCGATTTTTAACATAATCAATCCTTAAAAATATTCATACAAGAACAATGAAGTGAGCCATTTTGTCTTACAAATACAAGTGCATTTACCATGATAATTTCGTGATTTGGTAATGCAGCTTGTAATTTTTCTTTTACGATTTCATCATTTTTATCATCATAACAAGGAATTATTAAAGCATTATTTACAAAAACGAAATTAGCATAAGTGCAGCCTAATCTTTTTCCTTCATAATACTTTTTACTAGGAATTGGTAAAGAAATTAAATTATATTTTGTTTTCTTAAGCTCATCTTCCATTGCTTTTAAACTTGCGTAATTTTCATCGTTTAAATCTTCGCAAGAACTATAAGCTATGGTGTTTTCATCAATAAATCTTGCTAAAGTATCCACATGAGAATCCGTATCATCTCCTATAATAACACCATTTTCAAGCCATAAAACTTCGCTAACCTTTAAATGCTCTTTTAAGGTATTTTCAATTTCTTCTTTGCTAAGTTTGTTACGATTATCGTTTAATAAACACTCGCTTGTAGTTAGCAATACCTTGCCATTTGTATCAATACTGCCACCTTCAAGAATAAAATCAATCTTCTTTAAATCTTTTTTAAGATAGTTTTTAAACAAACTTTCATTAAAAGCATTATCAAGATTTGAGCTAAATTTATTACCCCACGCATTAAAGATAAAATCCAAATTATTATCAATAGGACCAAAATCTCTTATCCAAGTATCATTTGTATTAAAACAATAAAACTCAATATTATCAAGCTTTTTAAACTCAGTTAAATCAGCACTTTCGTGATGAACTAATAACACCTTACAATGTTTAGAAATTGCCTTTGCAAAATCCAAATAAGAGCTTAAAATCTCTTCTAAATAAGGCGACCAATCACTATTTTTGTGCGGTAACGCAAGTAAAATATATTCACATTTTTGCCATTCTGCTCTCATTAACAAAACACCTTTATATAAGCATAAGCTGAAACTATTAGCCAAACGCATAAAATAATAGCCATAATGAATGGTTTAAGACCAGCTTTGCTTAACATATCCTTTCTTATATTTACTCCAAGTGCAACCATACTAAGACTTAGTAAAAATGTATCAAATACGGCTATATTTGGTTTTATTACGCTTAATGCAAAATCAGTATTTAAAATAGGCATACTAGATACACCACAAGCTATTAAAAACCATATAGCAAACCAAGGAATTTGATTTAGGAAACTGCCGTTTTTTTCTTCTTTTTTAAAACCAAAACTAAGCATTATCAAAAACGGAACAAGCATTAAAACTCTTACCATTTTTACAACAATACTACTAGTAGCACCTTCAACACCTATGCTTGAACCAGCTCCAACTACATGTGCGACTTCATGTAAAGTCCCACCTACTAAAAAGCCAAAAAGTCTTTCATCTAAAGCAAAAAAACTTTGTGTTAAAGGCAAAAGAAACATTCCTAAACTGCCAAAAACAACAACAGTGCAAACCGCAACCCCAACTCTAGCAGAACCACCTTTAAGCACACTTTCGCTTGCTAAAACTGCAGCAGCTCCACAAATACTAGAACCACTCGCAATTAATGCTGATTGTAAAAAGTCTATTTTTAAAATTTTTCCAATCAATAAACCAAAAAAGAATGTAGAAAATACAATAAAAGCAGCAAGCCCTACTCCACTTAAGCCTATGCTCTCAATATCACTTAAAGATATTCTAAAGCCATATAAAATAATTCCAAGTCTTAAAACTTGCTTAGTACAAACCCCTAAAGCTCCTGTTTTTTTAAGTAAGCTTACATTATGATGTGCGAAATTTCCAATAACAGCTCCCAAAACAACTGCGATTATTAAAGCTGATATTCCAAATTTCTTAAAAAAACTAAGCTCTCCTATGGCATAAGAACAAAATGCTAAGACTATTAAAACTACATAACTTTCTATTTTTTTACTTTTATAAATTTTATTAATCCCCAAAGCTACTTGCTCTGGGGATTTATTGTGTTTTTTATGGCTCATTCTTTTTCCATTCTTGTTAGTGCATTAATTCCTATTAAATCAAAACCTGTTTTAATACTTAATGCCACTTGAGCAAAAATCTTTAAATATTGCTCTTCATTTTCATGACCTACTACTCTAGTTTCATTATAGATTTTATGGAATGAGCTTGCAATTTGTTTTAAATAATCACAAACTTTAGAAAGAGTTCTGCTATTAAAAGCATCTTCTAAAACATCATTTAAAGTTAAAGAATCAAACAATAAATTAAGTGCATTTTCATCATTAAAACTACTTAAATCAACATTAACTACATCATCAAAGCTCTTATTTGCTTTTGCAAAAATTTGATGAATTCTAGCGTGTGCGTAGTTTATATAAAATACTGGGTTTGAGCTATCTTGTTTTTTAAACTCATCAACATCAAACTCAAGCGGGCTATCACAACGCTTGCTTATAAAAATATAACGCAAAGCGTCTGCTCCAATATCTTCTAAAACATCGCTAAATAAAATTACATTACCTTTTCTTTTACTCATTTTATAAGGCTGACCATTTTTTAATAAATTAACCATTTGAGCAAGTATTACTTCAAGATTGTTTGCATCATGACCTAAAGCGCTCATTGCAGCTTTTACACGAGCAATATATCCATGATGATCTGCTCCCCAAATATTAATTACCTTATCATAGCCTCTACTTAATTTATCATCGTGATAAACAATATCAGCTGCAAGATAAGTGCCTCTTCCGTCTTCACGCACAATTACTCTATCTAAATCATCGCCGTATTTAGTAGATGCTAAGAATAATTTACCTTCTTTTTCATAAGTTGCATTAGCATTTTTAAGCTTATTTAGAGTTTCATCTAACTTAGAATAATAAGAAGTTTCGCTTACATAATTATCAATTTTAATTCTTGCATTTGCTAATGTTTGCTTTATTTCTTTTAAAACTTCATCTTTTGCTAAGTTAGCAATTTCGGCTTTTTTACTCTCGTAATCGTTTTTAAATTCTTCATAAAATTTAAAAGCAAGCTCTTGCATATATTCGCCACCATAAAAGCTTTCTGGATATTCAACCTTTTCTTTTAAAACAAAATCTCTTATAGCTAAAATTACGCTAGTTCCTAATAAATCTATTTGATTTCCTGCGTCATTTACATAATACTCAGTATCAAATGTATAGCCTAAATGTTTTGCAATTCTATTTAAACTATCTCCATATATAGCACCCCTTGCATGACCTATATGAAGTGGTCCTGTTGGGTTTGCGCTTACATATTCAAGTAGTATTTTATAATCTTTCTTAGGACTTTTTGCAAAATCTTTAGGATTATTTAAAGCGTTTTTACATAATTTATCTAAAAATTCATTTGATAATTTGAAATTAACATAAGCATTAACAGCTTCAACACTACTAAAAATATCACAATTTTTAAGCTTGTTTGCAAAATCTTGAGCTATTTGATTTGGAGATTTTCTAAGCTCTTTTGCAAAGCTAAAACACGGCATTGCAAAATGAGCTAAACTTCTGTCTTTTGGACTTTCTAAACTAAAGTTACAATCTAATTCTTTACTTAAATATTCTTTAACACTATCCTTTAGCATTAGGCTTTTTGCTCACTTTTTATTTCATTAGCCTCTGTTTTTTTTGTATTATCAGCTAATTCATCAACTTCATTAATACTTTTTGCTGGAGTATCATCAGCCATTTCTTTTTTGAAAGTTTTAATTCCTTTTCCTAAGCCTTTTGCAAGTTCAGGTAATTTCTTACCGCCAAATAATAACACTATTACAAGTAAAACTATAATCCAGTGCCATCCACTACCTATTCCCATTTTATTCTCCTTTTTTCCATTCTGAAATAAATTTTTTGATATCTTTATTTAACACTTTTAAGTTTGCTGCTTGGTAAAGCAATTTAAGTTCTTTATAAGCTTTATCTAAATCATCATTAATTATAAAAAAGTCATATCTTCCGATAGCTTGAACTTCTGCTGTTGCATTATGAAGTCTTTTTGATATTACATCTTCACTTTCTGTCCCACGACAAACCAAACGCTCTTTTAATACTTTTTCATTCTCAGGACTTATGAAAACTGATAAAAAGTCTTTACCTAATTTATCTTTAACAATTCTAAAACCTTGAACATCAATATCTAAAATAACATTTTTACCATTTTCTAAAGCATCATATATTGGTTTTAATGGTGTTCCATAATAATTACCATGAACATTTGCATATTCTAAAAACTCATCATTCTTAATTCCTAATTCAAATTCTTCATGGGTTAAATAATAATAATTTACACCTTCTTTCTCGCCTACTCTAGGAGCTCTAGTAGTAGCTGATATAGAAAAATAAAAGTCATTATAATCTTGTGCTAAACGCTCTAATAGGGTGCTTTTGCCCGCACCACTTGGGCCTGATATTAATAAAATTCCTGCCATAATTAATCTTTAAAACTTATGTTAATTGATATATTTATATCTTTTATACGATTTTTAGTACTCTTAGTGCTATTTATAATAGCTTGATTTACTGCCTTTGTTACATTCTCGCTAACTTCGCTTATATCATCATCTGAACTAACTTCAATATTATTCATTATTTCATTTTGCTTAGCTTCTTCTTTGCTTATTATAGGTTCATCTGAAGATATTTCTTCACCTAAAGCTTTTTTAATTTCAATTTCGTCTAATTCATCAAAATCGCTCACTTGCTCTTCTCCTATTTCATTTTTTTCTTTTAAATCTTCTAATTTTATCTCATCGCTAATTAAATCACTTTCTTGAATATCTAAATCATTAGCTATAATTTTTTCTTCAATATTATTATCATCTTCAAATTCTTTTAATTCGCTATCAAAATCATTTAAATTTTCAAAGCCTTCATTGTTTGCATTTTCTTCATCAATATTAGCTAAATCTTCATTGAAATCTAATTCTTCGCTTAATTCTAAATTACTTTCATCTTCTAGTAATTCTTCGCTTAAATTATCAAAATCTTCAGCTAAATCAAATTCGCTATTTACTAAATCTTCATTTAATACTTCTTCATCTAAATTAAGTTCATCTTCTAAATTTGATAATTTCATATCTTGATTAACATCTAAATCATCTAAACTTAAATCTTCATCTAAATTAAAATCATTATTTATTAAATCATCTTTTATTTCTAAATCTTCGCTTAAGTCTAAATTATTATTGTTTTCAAGCAAATCTTCATTTAAATCTAAATTTGTTTCTAGATCATCGCTTAAAATTGTTTCTTCTAATTTATCATCATCTTGCAATAAATCTTCATAATCTCTTCTTAATTCTTCAAAGCTTTCTGGCATTGAAAAATCATCTAAATTATGTAATTCATCTAATTCGTTTGATAATTCTTCATTGCTTAATTCGTTTTCTTCTAAATTATCAAATTCATTATCTAAAGCTAATTCTTCATCGTTAGAAACACCCAAATCATTTTCTAAAATATTTTCTTCTAACTCATTATTATTTAAATCTTCTTCTAAAAAGTCTAAATTATCATCTAAAGGCTTATCTAAATTCTCTTCATTTAATTCTAAAGAATTATCTTCTGCTTCTTCTTTATCATTTAAAATATCTTCAATATCTTCTAAAGAATCATTTTCTAAATCATCTAAATTTATTGGGTCTTCTTCAAAATTATTTTCTAATTTTTCTTCAATTTCTTCTAAAGTATCTAAATCATTAAATTCAAAATCTAAATCATTTTCTAATTTATTCTCATCTAAAAATGAAATATCTAATTCATCGTTAATGTCATCAACTTTAAAATCTTCTAAATCAATAGTATCATTTAATAAATCAATATTTTCTAATTCATCATGTATATTTAATTTTTCTTCTTTAAGTTCATCTTTAAAACTATTTATTAAATCTATAAAATCAGTAGGTAAAAATGGCTTATGAATCACTAAAGCTTCATCACTTGTTTCGTTTTTAGGTAATAATAATATAAGTTTTTTTGATATCTCTTTGCATTTATTAATATCAATATCACACTCA
Protein-coding regions in this window:
- the argS gene encoding arginine--tRNA ligase, which encodes MLKDSVKEYLSKELDCNFSLESPKDRSLAHFAMPCFSFAKELRKSPNQIAQDFANKLKNCDIFSSVEAVNAYVNFKLSNEFLDKLCKNALNNPKDFAKSPKKDYKILLEYVSANPTGPLHIGHARGAIYGDSLNRIAKHLGYTFDTEYYVNDAGNQIDLLGTSVILAIRDFVLKEKVEYPESFYGGEYMQELAFKFYEEFKNDYESKKAEIANLAKDEVLKEIKQTLANARIKIDNYVSETSYYSKLDETLNKLKNANATYEKEGKLFLASTKYGDDLDRVIVREDGRGTYLAADIVYHDDKLSRGYDKVINIWGADHHGYIARVKAAMSALGHDANNLEVILAQMVNLLKNGQPYKMSKRKGNVILFSDVLEDIGADALRYIFISKRCDSPLEFDVDEFKKQDSSNPVFYINYAHARIHQIFAKANKSFDDVVNVDLSSFNDENALNLLFDSLTLNDVLEDAFNSRTLSKVCDYLKQIASSFHKIYNETRVVGHENEEQYLKIFAQVALSIKTGFDLIGINALTRMEKE
- a CDS encoding c-type cytochrome, translated to MKTKLSFILLLSSAVFAIDPSVAKIKSATGQEPKVVPWVVPSAMDDDGYLDESKLPKGSKYIEAVILGNKIMNETSYYIGPKAKDESKRYAGNNLSCSSCHAAGGTVPYEAGYVGIYARFPQYLARGDQIATIENRINGCMERSMNGKPLPINSPEMKAMVTYMHYLSQGVPIGAKVEGQGLTKIKLLNRAADPKKGKAIYEDKCSACHGENGEGVVNDEQRGGYYVYPALWGDDSYNTGAGMYRLIKAAQYIKGNMPKGDATLSDEEAFDVASYINSKQRPIKANREADFPDRRTKPLDMDVPPYDDDFDVNEHRFGPYIEMGKVSKAK
- a CDS encoding putative sulfate exporter family transporter, which produces MSHKKHNKSPEQVALGINKIYKSKKIESYVVLIVLAFCSYAIGELSFFKKFGISALIIAVVLGAVIGNFAHHNVSLLKKTGALGVCTKQVLRLGIILYGFRISLSDIESIGLSGVGLAAFIVFSTFFFGLLIGKILKIDFLQSALIASGSSICGAAAVLASESVLKGGSARVGVAVCTVVVFGSLGMFLLPLTQSFFALDERLFGFLVGGTLHEVAHVVGAGSSIGVEGATSSIVVKMVRVLMLVPFLIMLSFGFKKEEKNGSFLNQIPWFAIWFLIACGVSSMPILNTDFALSVIKPNIAVFDTFLLSLSMVALGVNIRKDMLSKAGLKPFIMAIILCVWLIVSAYAYIKVFC
- a CDS encoding carbon-nitrogen hydrolase, which codes for MLKIGLVSQKYSENMREITKEKIKNVANKGAKLVILQELHQNAYFCQVQNTNNFDLAANYEDDLKFWSEVAKQNKVVLVTSLYEKRLEGLYHNTAVVFESDGSIAGKYRKMHIPDDPHFYEKFYFTPGDLGFKAIDTSVGRLGVLVCWDQWYPEAARLMALDGAQILIYPTAIGWLYENGVSDDSETMQDQLNAWLGVQRGHAIANCLPVVGVNRVGFEDVALSGESSITQDEATHTKQSKENSKNGIDFWGNSFIYDAQGKEIFRSNTSDELEIVIEIDMKKCEQIRRWWPFLRDRRIEHYNDLTKRAIKD
- a CDS encoding methylated-DNA--[protein]-cysteine S-methyltransferase yields the protein MYIQTLKLKDFVILIKANDECLISIDITNLKSLKDKPNHITKLAKDELQNYFNGKKYDFSNIKLDLSKFSAFSQNVLNELKNIPYATTISYKELAFRIDSKAYRAVGTALSKNPYLIILPCHRVIRSDASLGRFTCEVSNMKEFLNKHEQKYKSTNI
- the tatA gene encoding twin-arginine translocase TatA/TatE family subunit produces the protein MGIGSGWHWIIVLLVIVLLFGGKKLPELAKGLGKGIKTFKKEMADDTPAKSINEVDELADNTKKTEANEIKSEQKA
- a CDS encoding agmatine deiminase family protein translates to MRAEWQKCEYILLALPHKNSDWSPYLEEILSSYLDFAKAISKHCKVLLVHHESADLTEFKKLDNIEFYCFNTNDTWIRDFGPIDNNLDFIFNAWGNKFSSNLDNAFNESLFKNYLKKDLKKIDFILEGGSIDTNGKVLLTTSECLLNDNRNKLSKEEIENTLKEHLKVSEVLWLENGVIIGDDTDSHVDTLARFIDENTIAYSSCEDLNDENYASLKAMEDELKKTKYNLISLPIPSKKYYEGKRLGCTYANFVFVNNALIIPCYDDKNDEIVKEKLQAALPNHEIIMVNALVFVRQNGSLHCSCMNIFKD
- a CDS encoding metal-sulfur cluster assembly factor translates to MKKQIIDAISSVIDPEVGFDILALGLIYDIKLSDNKCEITMTLSTKSCPMHDLLITWVKNAVSKVVENVEINLVFEPAWSIEMASDEVKKALSF